The Leishmania major strain Friedlin complete genome, chromosome 28 genome includes a region encoding these proteins:
- a CDS encoding putative dual-specificity protein phosphatase — MESILASLQWESETLPLPGSHSTVPDDDFPPWKCISEVIPGLYLTCASEVADKRKCAAMGIALVINVCGEDDVTKYRVFEKDESAAYAFRRLDSQESFVCELSSYCRFAVNTPKAQRKVFVVTIPAEDAPTYRIDQHFVECAVLMEIVLRSRKGYETVSDEDYTTVPAVAVHCMAGVSRSASIVVAYFIKKYGLSQDDAISLIRCTRPVVQPNPGFQRQLSMWVALRSHRIVDEWTAKVLAVEIKTKSNLVELASTMLPTILRVKKCENERRYFGSLIKNAAPSEAELHAVYRELRSVVAADADSEVYTDIPNYFGYVAEVVCSIDCAAPAVLQYATDFRNSLVCNDAFYYRVVKDVARSGFEKDTFDTVRGFCSLFEAIYVKHLCARDSGHPAALNPSAGDTGLPSACALSFPFLFLVAPYAEGFVQFSDWNALVNEFATTGDALSATELRRLKNETVRMFLQFFFQSSRAAEGSAATESYTKLGFLQNDVEVVTFRAVESDLKTGGGFIASLESFVAVSQSVDEHVAFLLLCKTLSGILAFRLLLEAAEQFLSQTYGERLGESVSLADELLPLHVISAAALSLESAYTAVHCKPCKAGDFFRGELSSLLETGVLNPAGVVSLFQAAP, encoded by the coding sequence ATGGAGTCTATCCTCGCCTCTTTGCAGTGGGAGAGCGAGACACTGCCTCTACCTGGCTCACACAGCACAGTTCCCGATGATGACTTCCCGCCTTGGAAGTGCATCAGTGAGGTGATCCCTGGTCTCTACCTTACTTGTGCCTCCGAGGTGGCCGATAAGAGAAAGTGCGCCGCGATGGGTATAGCTCTTGTCATCAACGTGTGCGGAGAAGATGACGTTACAAAGTACCGCGTCTTTGAAAAGGACGAGAGCGCAGCATATGCGTTTCGCCGGCTTGATTCGCAGGAGAGTTTTGTCTGCGAGTTGAGCAGCTACTGCCGTTTTGCAGTGAACACCCCAAAGGCGCAGAGAAAAGTGTTTGTTGTGACCATTCCTGCAGAGGATGCACCCACGTATCGCATCGACCAGCACTTCGTGGAGTGTGCAGTGCTTATGGAAATTGTTTTGCGGTCTAGAAAAGGCTACGAGACGGTTAGCGATGAGGACTACACAACTGTCCCGGCTGTGGCAGTGCACTGCATGGCTGGCGTGAGCCGGTCGGCTTCCATTGTCGTTGCCTACTTCATAAAGAAATACGGCTTGTCTCAAGACGACGCTATCAGTCTAATCCGCTGCACGCGCCCGGTAGTCCAGCCGAACCCCGGGTTCCAGCGACAACTCTCCATGTGGGTGGCTCTCCGAAGCCATCGTATCGTTGACGAATGGACGGCCAAGGTGCTTGCTGTCGAAATAAAGACCAAATCGAACCTTGTCGAGCTAGCAAGCACGATGCTGCCAACCATCTTGCGGGTGAAGAAGTGTGAAAACGAGCGTCGCTACTTCGGGTCGCTCATCAAAAATGCTGCGCCGAGCGAAGCAGAACTGCATGCTGTATACCGGGAGCTTCGCTCAGTTGTCGCGGCGGATGCCGATAGTGAGGTCTACACAGACATTCCCAACTACTTCGGCTATGTTGCTGAGGTTGTGTGCAGCATCGAttgcgctgctccagcgGTGCTGCAATACGCCACGGACTTTCGCAACTCACTCGTGTGCAACGATGCGTTCTATTATCGTGTAGTGAAAGACGTGGCTCGCTCTGGTTTCGAAAAAGACACGTTCGACACCGTTCGCGGCTTTTGCTCGCTGTTTGAAGCCATCTACGTTAAGCACCTCTGCGCTCGCGACTCTGGCCACCCCGCAGCCTTGAACCCCAGTGCGGGCGATACGGGGTTGCCGTCAGCGTGCGCGCTTTCATTCCCCTTTTTGTTTCTTGTGGCGCCTTACGCCGAGGGGTTTGTGCAGTTTAGCGACTGGAACGCGCTGGTCAATGAATTCGCGACTACAGGGGACGCGCTGAGCGCCACCGAGCTTCGGCGACTGAAAAACGAGACGGTGCGCATGTTTCTTCAGTTCTTCTTCCAATCTTCGCGCGCTGCGGAAGGGTCTGCCGCAACAGAAAGCTACACAAAGCTTGGTTTCTTGCAAAACGATGTTGAGGTGGTGACATTTAGGGCAGTGGAGTCGGATCTGAAGACTGGCGGCGGCTTCATTGCCTCACTCGAGAGCTTCGTGGCGGTTTCCCAGTCAGTGGACGAACACGTTGCGTTTCTCCTGCTGTGTAAAACGTTGAGCGGCATACTCGCTTTTCGTCTCCTTTTGGAAGCAGCGGAGCAGTTCCTGTCCCAGACATACGGCGAGCGACTGGGAGAAAGTGTGTCGCTTGCTGACGAACTTCTGCCGCTACATGTGATCTCTGCGGCGGCTTTGTCACTAGAAAGCGCGTACACGGCAGTGCATTGCAAACCATGCAAGGCCGGCGATTTCTTCAGAGGTGAGCTTTCGAGTCTTTTGGAGACTGGGGTGTTGAATCCTGCTGGTGTGGTGTCGCTCTTCCAAGCAGCGCCGTAG
- a CDS encoding RNA polymerase I codes for MGYDMSIYIFGGLVTTGLFEVGGDVDFVGILDVEPGFAEAGEILRRSSSELRRLGLRSRAYPKARVPVIKTDRVSRSLPGSPFHSLSCDGIFQFSRQVNAAEAESFRNRVETNYHATSVEWNSSYQFATVQFATTSSLIYGLANLKAHNEVEIPLRLPVDVRYGPEVYRFPFDFCLSSTGLRSSHVLGEALAQYPFSRHLLLVLKKWGRASGIINSIDGLLASYALTVMVVHFLSLVKAIPKVTAAKLNEGPKALSHNPQYRPLEDVRPDAMAEVGYLLATFLEYFGCTFDYQQSVVCTTNMALTKVSMGWDRDNNAIGKPPFFHFAIKDPYGLDNVARNLDLESTVYVQKAHDLAVKMVMEEFNDPTFLVSALTKDPLKPPRVVRSLSDRGIHSECIPSDQLEARHVLNKLQFQQRKRSMEDFGERAVKNKKNQSTASDVTKNVLGWIRNDGVL; via the coding sequence ATGGGATATGATATGTCCATCTACATTTTTGGCGGCCTTGTCACAACCGGCCTGTTCGAAGTCGGAGGCGACGTCGATTTTGTTGGAATTCTCGACGTTGAACCTGGTTTTGCGGAAGCGGGCGAAATTCTTAGACGGTCTTCGAGTGAGTTGCGCCGCCTTGGGCTGCGCTCCCGCGCATATCCAAAAGCTCGCGTGCCAGTTATAAAGACTGACCGAGTAAGTCGCAGCCTTCCAGGCTCGCCGTTTCACAGCTTGTCTTGCGATGGAATTTTTCAGTTTAGCAGACAAGTGAACGCCGCTGAGGCAGAGAGTTTCAGAAATCGCGTCGAAACAAATTACCACGCGACATCTGTGGAATGGAATAGTTCGTATCAGTTTGCGACGGTGCAGTTTGCGACTACCTCTTCTCTTATCTACGGGCTTGCCAACCTGAAGGCGCACAACGAGGTCGAAATTCCACTTCGACTTCCTGTCGATGTGCGTTACGGTCCTGAGGTGTACAGATTCCCGTTCGACTTCTGTCTGTCCTCGACGGGGCTGCGGAGCTCACATGTGCTTGGTGAGGCATTGGCCCAGTACCCATTCTCGCGCCATTTGCTTCTCGTCCTCAAAAAGTGGGGTCGTGCTAGTGGCATTATTAATTCTATCGACGGACTTTTAGCCAGCTACGCGCtgacggtgatggtggtgcacTTCCTCTCACTCGTAAAGGCGATACCAAAAGTCACAGCTGCGAAGCTGAATGAAGGGCCTAAGGCGTTGAGTCACAATCCCCAGTATCGTCCTCTTGAAGATGTGCGCCCAGATGCCATGGCGGAGGTCGGCTACTTGCTCGCTACATTCCTCGAATACTTCGGATGCACTTTTGACTACCAGCAAAGCGTTGTGTGTACGACAAATATGGCCTTGACGAAAGTGAGTATGGGGTGGGACAGAGATAACAACGCAATCGGGAAGCCGCCCTTTTTTCACTTTGCTATCAAAGACCCATACGGTTTGGATAACGTTGCTCGCAATCTGGACCTGGAGTCTACGGTATATGTTCAGAAAGCTCACGATTTGGCAGTGAAAATGGTGATGGAGGAATTCAACGATCCCACATTCCTTGTTTCAGCCCTCACCAAGGACCCCCTAAAGCCCCCTCGCGTAGTGCGTTCTCTGAGTGACCGTGGCATTCACTCTGAATGTATCCCTTCAGATCAGTTGGAAGCGCGGCATGTCTTGAACAAACTCCAATTTCAACAGCGCAAGCGATCGATGGAGGACTTTGGTGAGAGGGCAGTGAAGAACAAAAAGAATCAGAGCACTGCATCTGATGTCACGAAAAATGTTCTGGGGTGGATTAGGAACGATGGTGTTTTGTAG
- a CDS encoding putative RNA polymerase B subunit RPB8 codes for MSANPVILEDTFTVNGVNTEGTVYLRVSRIRCVNQDGSLTITTDINSEEFPVSTNDRLTIVLANSLELGGKTGSKYYDHSVYHRETRLNDCDYAMHGRVYGHEVVENGLEVNVHISCGGLLVNIVGKPQGLRDVHYNSDVYILIKRVKN; via the coding sequence ATGAGTGCAAACCCCGTCATTCTCGAGGACACCTTCACAGTGAACGGTGTCAACACCGAAGGCACGGTGTACCTTCGAGTGTCGCGTATTCGCTGTGTCAATCAGGACGGCTCCCTCACAATAACAACGGACATCAACTCCGAGGAGTTCCCTGTTTCCACGAACGACCGCCTGACGATCGTGCTGGCCAACTCGCTTGAGCTAGGGGGCAAGACGGGCAGCAAGTACTACGACCACAGCGTTTATCACCGCGAGACGCGACTGAATGACTGTGACTACGCCATGCACGGCCGCGTCTACGGACACGAAGTAGTCGAGAACGGCCTAGAGGTGAATGTGCACATTAGCTGCGGTGGCTTGCTAGTGAACATTGTCGGTAAGCCGCAGGGGCTGCGAGATGTGCACTACAACAGCGACGTGTACATTTTGATCAAGCGCGTCAAGAACTGA
- a CDS encoding calmodulin-like protein, whose translation MPAGFNDACSAFFRKHFDMFDRDKIGRARNEDFATLIRACGAAPLEASIGDLLAIADPSHRGSFSFDDFCAALKKAFAVSISPQEVREAFQGFDPDKRGLISPHELRYFLTTLGDVLSSEEMNEFVEEMRSEMDIEGNLVVADSIYKMTPEMFR comes from the coding sequence ATGCCGGCGGGGTTTAATGATGCGTGCTCGGCGTTTTTTCGCAAGCACTTCGACATGTTTGACCGCGACAAGATCGGGCGCGCTCGAAACGAAGACTTTGCCACGTTGATTCGTGCCTGCGGTGCTGCCCCGCTAGAGGCCAGCATCGGGGATCTTTTAGCCATCGCAGACCCGAGTCACCGTGGCAGCTTCAGCTTTGACGACTTCTGCGCAGCTTTGAAGAAGGCGTTTGCCGTCTCGATATCTCCACAAGAAGTGCGTGAAGCATTTCAGGGCTTTGACCCGGACAAACGTGGCCTCATCAGCCCGCACGAGCTCCGTTACTTTCTTACCACCCTGGGCGACGTTCTCAGCTCCGAGGAGATGAACGAATTCGTGGAAGAGATGCGCTCCGAGATGGACATCGAGGGCAACCTGGTCGTGGCCGATAGCATCTACAAAATGACTCCGGAGATGTTCCGCTAG